TCGCCCGCGAACAGCGCGTGCGTGTGGGCGTCGACGAACCCCGGGAGCAGGGTCTTCCCGGTCGCGTCGATGGCGGTGTCGGCGTTCTCGGGGGGGTGCTCGCGCGTCACCGCCGCCGAGGGGCCGACGGCGACGACCCGCCCCTCCTCGATCGCGACCGCGCCGTCCTCGATCCGCTCGTCGGGGCCGACGAACACCTCGCTCGCGCCGTGGAGCACGGTCTGCGTCATGCTCCCCCTCTCGACGCGACGGTACTTAGCACGTGGGCGACGGCGCGGGCGGCGGCGGCGACCGTCCGGCCGTCCCGGTCGAGCGGCGGCGCGCACTCGACGACCTCGAACCCGCGGACCCGCTCGTCCGCGACGACGCGCCGGAGGACCCGGAACAGCTCCCGGGTGGTGAGGCCGCCGGGGGTGGGCGCGCTCACGCCCGGCCCGGCGGTCGCGTCAAGCACGTCGAGGTCGACGCTCACGTACACCTGCTCGACGTCGCCCAGCGCGTCGAGCGCGCGCTCTGCGGCACTCTCCACGCCGTCGCCCACCGCCTCGGCCGTGACGACGGCCCCCCCGCGCTCGGCGACGTACTCCGCGTAGGCGGTCGAGGTCTCGAAGTGGCGCGCCCCGACGCAGGCGTAGGCGTCGAGGCCCGCCTCGAACAGCTGTCGGTAGGGAGTACCGCTGGTCGGCCCGTCGCGCGCCTCGCGCACGTCCAGGTGGGCGTCGAGGTTGACGACGCCCAGGCTCCCCCGGTCGAGCAGGGGACGGGCGTTCGCGTAGGTGAGGGAGTTGTCCCCGCCGAGGAAGACGGGGAACGCGCCCGACTCGTGGAGGCGGCGGGCGACCGCCGCGACGGTCCCCTGGGCGTCGGCGACCGGCTCGCGCCCGTCGAGCGACACGTCGCCGCAGTCGCCGACCGACGGGGCGGCCCCCGATCCGAAGCGGTGGGTCTTCACCCCCGCGAGGGCCCGTCGGATCGCGGCCGGTCCCTCCCGCGCGCCGGGGCGACCGATCACCGCGCCGTCGTACGGTTCGCCGAGCAGGACGGCGTCCGCGTCGATCGTTCCCTCGGCGCTCACCGGCCGGACGACGTGGCCGAACTGCTCGTCGTTCGGGTCGTCGGATGTCGGCTCCCACGCGGCGGGCGGATCGAGGCGGGACACGTCACCGCTCCCCGCGCTCGTCGCGCATCGGGATACGGACGCCCGAGCGCTCGGCCTCCTCCAGCGCCTCCTCGTAGCCCGCGTCGGCGTGGCGGATCACGCCCGTGCCGGGGTCCGTCGTGAAGACCGCCCGGGCCTTCTCGGCGGCGAGGTCGGAGCCGTCGAGGACGACGTGGTTGTTCGCGTGCAGCGCGTTGCCGATGCCGACGCCCCCGCCGTCGTGGACGCTCACGACGTCCGCGCCCGCCGCGCAGTTGAGCAGCGCGTTGAGGATCGGCCAGTCGGCGATCGCGTCCGATCCGTCCCTCATGGCTTCGGTCTCGCGGTGCGGGCTGGCGACGCTCCCCGCGTCGAGGTGATCGCGCGTGACGACGATCGGCGCGCCGATCTCGCCCTCGCGCACGAGGTCGTTGATCCGCAGCGCGAACCGCGCGCGCTCGGTGAGCCCCCGTTCGTCAGTCCGGTAGCCAAGCCAGCACACCCGCGAGGGGAGCCCCTGGAAGTGCACCTCCTCCGACGCGAGGTCGATCCAGCGGCGGAGCGCCTCGTCCTCGGGGAAGAGTTCGAGGACCGCCTCGTCGGTGCGGCGGATGTCCGCCGGGTCGCCCGAGAGCGCCACCCAGCGGAACGGCCCCTTCCCGCGACAGAACAGCGGGCGGACGTAGGCGGGCACGAAGCCGGGGAAGTCGAACGCAGTCGGTAGATCCCGGTGCTCTGCGACCTGTCCACGGATGTTGTTGCCGTACTCGAAGGCGACCGCACCCCGGTCCTGTAGATCGAGGATGGCGCGGACGTGGCGGGCCATCGTGTCGAGG
The Halomarina pelagica DNA segment above includes these coding regions:
- the hutG gene encoding formimidoylglutamase; this encodes MSRLDPPAAWEPTSDDPNDEQFGHVVRPVSAEGTIDADAVLLGEPYDGAVIGRPGAREGPAAIRRALAGVKTHRFGSGAAPSVGDCGDVSLDGREPVADAQGTVAAVARRLHESGAFPVFLGGDNSLTYANARPLLDRGSLGVVNLDAHLDVREARDGPTSGTPYRQLFEAGLDAYACVGARHFETSTAYAEYVAERGGAVVTAEAVGDGVESAAERALDALGDVEQVYVSVDLDVLDATAGPGVSAPTPGGLTTRELFRVLRRVVADERVRGFEVVECAPPLDRDGRTVAAAARAVAHVLSTVASRGGA